Below is a genomic region from Cotesia glomerata isolate CgM1 linkage group LG5, MPM_Cglom_v2.3, whole genome shotgun sequence.
taatagtagGGATTACATTTTAAAcggataattaaatattgaataaacatttgaggtacttaaatgataaataaatttccgaAGCCaacttcataaatttattaataacaaaattttaatcaccGACTCTAATATGGTAAACTATTTATTCCGCGGACGTACACAAACCATGTAAGtgttaaattgaaataaatcgAAGTATAAAAGAGTATGGGTTGGCTTATGATTGACCAGACTCGAGAGTTGTCCAAAATTTCGTCTAATTTACAGTCAATCAGcggttaattattaagtatttattaatttgttcataaaaatcttgatcGATGGTTGAGTACtgcttaaataattaaaaagtaatcgaCAACTTAAGGAATCATTGAGTTTAAAAACTGTTGGAGGGTAAAATAAACCTCTAGCCGTTTATTAATTTGGATATTctggatttcaataaaaatacatgaacGGGTGACAATTGTTTGGTAGCAAGATTCGAACAAAAGTTTAAAAGATTTTTGGTGGGACTTTAATCTGAGCAGACTCTCGTCGAGAACAAACTCTAaggattgttattttaaatcgagcaaacaaataaaataaataaataaatacacgAATGTGCCTCACCGGAGCGAGTTTCGTCCAGCGGATAGATAATTACCGATTTAAAAAGCAAACCTTTTTGGATTTTGTTGCTACtaatttttgttgtttttttcaCGTTCATTTGTTGGTATAAGCCGGTGATTCGGGGATGCTGATTGCGCTTAAGCTGAAGCGAGTGCTAACGAGTGTAATGccgaaattattattttaatcggtATGATTAATCTTTGACCACAACGATGCAAAAAAAtctctctaaaaaattatcgatggatgtaaaaatgatctaatttctctataaattaattttcatcttaatcaaatatttttttttttttataatcaaaataaagttcaagtacaattttactactataaaaacaaaattatttaaacacgtaaaattttgtttaaagaagaaaaaaaattacagtaaacctcaattttaaaaaacagtactttttagtttcagttttaatttttttaactaacaaaGTAATTATTGTATACAATAACTGGTATACCagtattttgtaaaaataatttctttttctctattttattaaagatacaattaatttcttaattttgacAACCATCCACAAATTCTatctttatttctttttcataagaACATTAATTTCtctattgcaataaaatataatattgctataaaaaatacgaaattgattgaaatcgGTTTTTGATTGCATTCTCATCACCACCacaaaaacttataaaaaggTTTTTACCCGTGCTTGTTATATTTCATCGATCTGAACCCTTAATAAATCACTGTTACCCCTCATTGATTCAATTGTTTCTCCACAAATTGCCTcgtttaattttcaattgatatATCAAATTGAATAacgttgttttttttttataaatatttatattttgtgcttcagcaaatataaaataccccgtaatttattttgaattctaaagttataaatttttaacttagaattttcattaaaaataaatattaacaaaatatcactaaattttttcaatttccttCTTGAgctttttttaacattttttctcacttttttttttttttttttttttttaataaaaacaagttATCAGATATCTACtcctaaaaatatataattttaataattttctcgtccttatttgtataaaaaaagaatgctgaattaaatttttttcacttttaattaatttacttttactgtcttttatactattttttttttagaatagaattcaaatattatttattttattcatttattaaatttatatgccAAGGCTTAGCCGAATAgcaataatacaaaaattagaTACAATTAATGAGTAATAACTAAATAGTGTAGTTAGATAATAAAGCAGAAACATTATAGTACAATgcaatacaataaattaagtaagtaACATATAAGTAAATTCAAGCAAGCCAAACTGGATAATTAATAGAGTTATAAACTGTTTGATAGTTCAAGATTTAAGAAGAATTCAAACgctttatttttgaagctCTCGAGGGAATAAGAGTTAATAATATCACTTGGTAGCTCTTACCATGAACGAATACTAGATACAATAAAAGAATGCTAAAATATTAATCCAACATATactgctttaaaaaaaatctggaaaacggttgaccctgccGGCTATTCGTGGAACTTCCCGCTATGTGCGAATTCAAAACGCTCGAGAAATTATCTATCCCGAAGTTTTGAggtcttcgagctcaaaaacataaaacttTCATACTTCTtcaagctcttcgagcttgaAAATCTAGTGGTTGTTgaaacaaactttttttaaaattttgaattgcaATATCTTTCCATCGAATCAATCGTTTTTGATGGGGCTTGcagcatttgacgcaatttttcaagcacaaaaatattattcattacCGATTAAACGATtagacataaaattttgaagttatgttgaaaaaacacttttttggaatttttaaaaattgaatatctcacgaacgaatcgGTCGATTCTGACAAGATTGGCAGcgttcgacgcagttttttgagtaccaatagtttttattttatcacatcaaaaatgattcaagaagaagttatgttgaaaaaacacatttttcgaaatttttcgttaacgGTTTCTCTTCAACGCTTCAATTGATATTGATGCGGTTTGCAGCAATTGACGTCGTTTTTCGAGTTTAAGAGTTGATTAggttttggagttgatcgttacatccgtttaaaaattattccaaagaaatatttttttgaaaatgatacttttgagatttctcaaaatttactggttcgaatcggtTTAAATGGCATAGGAAATTCAAGTTTGGTGGAGCCCTTTGAACGCCGCCGAGTTCGTTCAAATCGGTGAagtcatttaaaagttatgagagggttacacacacacacacacacacacacacacacacacaaagcCAGAATAGCTTcttaggacctcgaaacgtcgaaaTTTGATGAAAGTTCGATTTTCGCAAACCGGGTGAAActaataacttcctgattttttaaaattcattgattttcatagcaggaagttaaaaaaaagaaaaaaatctttatttatagttccataattttcttaagtttaatatttttttactatataaAGTGCtcttttatgattaataacaaattaacgCCTGTAAAAATTGTAGTAAGACCTAAAAACTTTCTCACTCGTACTTAACACTGTAAATAAAGCAAAACACGCAAGTCACGAAGAAAGCTGCCATTAGactaacaaattaaaaatatgatgtAAATCATTACTAgtacacaataaaaaaaaattacaataattagaTTTCTAAAATTGtgctcaataaaataaaaaatattattttctcccgcaataaaaaaaaaaaatttttgtttttcattaaaaataattacccgagaagtaatgtaaattttttattgcaagaAATTTATCGGCGATAGCTTTAGACGATCGAGAGATAAAAATGTCTTTTTcgattctttaaataattttccgagtattttattttgttttcaattaCTCGGTATCGAGCGGAGCTAAATTACCAGTAAACTCTCGCTCATCTCTGTATTATGGCTATACTATGTTCTATCTTTATTTATCAGCCGAATGTTTGTGTGTTTGTCGTGCTAAACGAGTGACAGAATTTCTCATTTGGTATTTACTGCGACTATGTCGATGTGTAAGATAAAAATGTcgaggaaaataaaataaaactgagGTATGTAATACGGTAGTACGCTTTTCCCATCGCGTCGATGTAGCACGATGTTCCACTTTAATCCGATCGTACAACTCTTGTAATCACATCATCTGTACGtgcttaaattttttcacctgTTATATCTAAAAGAACTTTACATCAATCAAATCCTATTTTTAGTAACCATTTTTCAATCGAATCGCAAGTACTCAAATATTTGGAAAGTTTAAAAGTGCATGAGTCAATTttgataaacaataaattgtaTTGATGATTCATAGAGAtaagtgagaaaaaaaagggAACTTACTAAAATCAGCTAGAAACCTATAAATACTATGAGACTGTcgaaaataatgaattatgaataaaataactttggCTTGATgatttttggatatttttaatcacaataTACAATTTGAGatcttttgaaataaattttaaaaataatattgctaTCACAAGATCACAATTACCAATTATTTAGTGATTAAATATCACGAAACAAACTTATAGAACCAATTAACTATTCCAATCTCCTCCAAAAATGTGACATCAAAAATTGACTATcaccaaaaaatatataaaatcgtatacaggaaaaaatttctgggaaaatttacgatacaactattataaagctggactatacttttattactattaattgtcaaatattttagaaaaaaaaataatatttattcatgaaaaaatacgatattactattgtaaaaagtaagaggtgaaaatttccagtgctgcctctgtatctttccaatagagCTATTGGCAAGGTGCGAAGTATATGGTGGGGGGAGGGCTGGTGCTGACTACCACTTTTACGTGTAAATCTTATGGGAAGAGCATGATTTAACGCTAATGGCGACCACTGGAACTAAATTACTCCGTTTGATTTAACATAGGAAAAGCATGAAAAATGAGGGCAGCACCATCGTACACCTGgccaatagaaaattttacaatagttgaattggaatgtttctcaattagtgtgagtgatggccgtgcacagcactagactccgagtttatgtaaatgttaaaggataCGGGTCTTAGGttacctcggatagcgtagagggagagtctctggctgccaacacagagttctgggttcAATTCCCGGATAGGACGAAAATtccgatttattttttcggttactgtATAGGTATCAATTAGTCCAACCTcctatctctctccctccctaaaatttcttttaaaaaaaccaactgtgaatttttacaatagttgaattgtaaagttcataaacacatattgtataatttgctctatagtattcgactttttaagactcttgctagtcttatttgttggataaaatttataatagtagatcgtaaaaattactaaatgagaagtatagtccaccgttactattttatttagtaaaaattacaataggaaattagtaaaaactccttcaattttctttccgtgtagaatAGCACAAATTCATGTCATGACTTTTTTAATGATACAagatttaactataaaaattccatttaaagagatttttatcatttattttataatattattttaagatcatgtaaaacaaatttcaattaaaaatttttattaaacggGAATTATACGACTTTGAAAATGCCCGCCTCGAAAAAAGAAGTCGCTAACTTCTTCCACGATTTTGACTGATTGGCTTATGtgaatgagaaaaaaaaaaaaaaaaaaaaaaacggcaTTTTATTGTAGAAGTCCAAATGCGTGGAATGAACTAGaatgattcaaaaattcttttaaagaaAGCATtaaaatgcttttttttttcttcttccaaTCAGTCGAAATCGTGGAGGAAGTTAGCGTCTCCTTCTTTGAGGTGGGCATCTTCAGAGTGGTATATAACTTCCTTTCtaatcaagatttttattttaaatttgtttcacATAATcgtgaaataataataaataaatgatcaaaaaattcaaagttatattttttcattgttcattaaaaaaaaattccaaaaaaaatgcTTAAAAATCAGGCCGTCAAACCAAAGAAccttttcaaattaaaaatatatttgttataaaattttgcttattctcttacttatttaaatgataaattgactatcaccgaaaaaaaatatcaaaccgtGAAAACACGTAAATTTAGGTTACAACCAttctgatgataccaaatttagctatataaactcattttataGTAAAGATCTGCCcgttacaaaattttccttattcttcTAATTATGTGAATTAATATTTGACTTATAACGAAACTTACATGAACAAAACAATGTAAATAACCAAATTTTATCTAGCGCGAAAttcaaatctatttataattactctgaaaatttatcataatgaattaactattgtaaaaaagcATATGAAACTTGGAAAAGGCACTTATTAAAGTAAAGATCTTTCCAATTACACTTATGAGTCTTATAAATGttgaattaattcatttttgtgTTTTAGACTTTAAATTGGCTACCATGGCTCTTAGCGATTCTATTTTGTGTAACAGAAGCTCGATACAAAGTGCGCAGACCTTTACCACCACCACCAACGCCTCAGATCTACAAAAAGTCGTGGCCGATTGGTCATCGCGTTTCAATGGGAAACACTATTCAGataaacaaaaacaacaaCTACGGACCTTTAAAGCGACCTTACTTCAACAACAAGCCCAACAACTTCAGACTAAGGAGACCCATAGTCCTGGCGCCTCCAGCTGTGTGGAAAAATCCGGTTCCAGTTTTAAATGCGGTACCGAACATCCCAATACCACAGCGGATGCCGGTAAAAGAGTTTCCTGTGGTTACCAAGCCAGAATACAGTCCGGAATATCGACCAGAAGCCGTAGTTGTTCCACCGACCCATCGCGGAGGATTTGACGATGATCGCGGACCAATCCACACGATTCCAGCGCCGAACTTGAGTATAGCTGACAAACCTTACAATTCTGAGGAGAACAGACCTGATCATCATGAAGATTACCAAAGATTCCAGTCTGACTCAGAGTATCATCATCCTTCAggtatttgtcaaattttacactgataaaaaaatttatatacttcatcaacagttgataaattaatttatttagaaataattaattaatttattaagtataaaCACTTATATTTAGCTTTTAATAGATGTGTTTTAGGAAgaaatactaaatttatcaACATTTACAAATATTTGTCTAACTCTAaccatgataaaaaattgcagGTGATCAAGAATCCTACGAAGTCAGGAGCCAGACGGTAAAACAGCGACCAGTAACCAGTACCAGCCCACAACACACCTATGAAGTTACGGAAGCGAACGAGATTCAAAATCATCCGCCAGAATACGCTACTCCTGCTACGCAATTCTACACAGCGGATTTTGAATCTTCGCGGTTCCCTACCGGGCCAAACGTGGAACCGGCTGCAAACGACATCTACTTGAACCACCCGATCTCACGTTCCGGGCCGAACAATGCTCCGCAATCTTACAGCCAGTCTAACATTCCCATTCAAACAAACATTCCCGTTGTGCAAACTAACCTTCCAATGCAAACGAATTTGCACAGTTCCTTGCACGTTGGCTTCCCTGCTACCGCTCAAGCGACTTTGCCCGCTGAGTACCATCTGAACAATCCTGATATTGTTTCGCAAGATGTTcagcaacaacaacatcaGCTGCAGGAACATGAACAGTCTGATTTGCATATTGGGCATCCAGGAGTCGCTGGTCCGCCGATTTCTGCTGATAAGCTTTATGAATTATTCAACAGTTTTCCgcaacaacaacaacgacAAGATCAACAGTATTTGGTtatacaacaacaacaacaacaacaacaacaacaacaacaacaacaacagcaacagcaacaacaacagcaaaaTTCGCAAAGAAATGTTTATGCAGAAATAAATCAATCAACATTTTCACCACCAAAAATGCAATCTTTCAATTATAATGAACAAGATACACAACAGCAACAATTACAACAACAGCAGCAATtgcaacaacaacaattacaacaacaacaacagcagcaacaacagcaattacaacaacaacagcaacatcAACAAGAACAATTACAACAACAACTTCAGTTCGAACAAAATTACGAATCAAGTCTTGCAGATTATAATTTGCAACAGCAAGAACAATAtcaaaaacaacaaaaaatccAACACCAacatcaacaacaacaacaacaacaacaacaacaacaatatgaACAAGAAATTCAAAAGCAACAGGAACAAATAAACAACGTACGGTTCCAAGAACCAATAGAACCAGAGAACAACATCGATTTTGAGGAAGCGGCAAGTGCTAATGTTAATCAAATGAACCCGCattattttaacaatgaaGAAATCGCGCAATACTATACAACGCTGCCAAATAGAGAAACCGCGGAAAAATTGGCGGCTTTGGCAGCTGCGGGAAGTGTAAATAGTCGGTTGATTTCGCAGTTACAGCAAAGACAGCAACAGAAAGAAAAGGAAGAACAGAAATCTATAGTACAGTTTGGTGATGAACAAAGTGACCAGCCAATGCCAAACAATCACAGAGGAAATTACCAAGTGAGCGAGCAGATAGATGATGTACCTTTTGAAACTGATGAACAGCAGAGGCAGATGGTAAGGCAGAGAGCTGGGGCGCAGAAAAGGTACCGGCAACATTATCGGCAACAACAAATTCTACGTGAGCAGGTTTGTTGAaattgaatcttttttttttaactatgaaaaattaagttatcttaatagtttattgatattttatttattttaattttgttttgttgttatagGAAGAAGCAGATAAACATTTTGAAAGACAAGCGCTTCTGGAACAGCAGAAGAAAAAAGAAGACGAAAATCAAGAAaacaaatcaagacctttaagAATCATGATTCCCGATGCCCAGAaagaaaataatgataataatagtaataataacaaaaacaataatgatgatgaagatgatACTGATGAGTACGAATATGAAATAAGTGAGCCAATAAATTCAGATAAAACAACTCCAGTGCCAGAAGACgacattaattttgaaaatccaaGTAGTGAATTTGGCTCACGCATTAGAAATAAATCATGAAGAGAAAAAATGActaatttacatatttattattaataaaaaatagtaatgttttttaaatgaattcgCTGGAGGGGTGCTTTGTAAATAtgctttatatttatatgattgattaattaataaagagtttatttatttattaattaaattgttaatatttatttataattgcatTTATAGTCGATtataaacattgaaaaaaatctttaacgtggtaaaaaaaaattatttgggaAGGCACAAATCGTTATTGTgggaaattattataatttttatgaaaaatgccAGGcagaaagtaattttaaatatttttttgaatcaataaaCAACACATGGTCGGGGTGATTAACTTCAAGACTGCCTTGCCTATTTCTTCAATTGATCCATGAACCACGGACGGCCATCGTTTGTACGACGCTTCGTTAAAATGTCACAGCCAGACTCGGTGACAAGAAGAGTCTGCTCAAACTGGGCTGACCACTGTCCATCGGTCGTCACGGCGGTCCAATGGTCAGGCCATATTTCATCACGCCAAGTGCCCTGGGATATCATCGGCTCGATCGTGAAACAATGACCTGCTTTCATGACACCCACTGCTTTATTTTCtgttttaataatcaattgtcaatatttttagtaGAACAAAATAATTTGGGTTACTTTTTTgacattgataaattttgttaaagtaacaaattaaaaatgcctTTTTTATGAAGAATTTATACGCACTTAGAAGgcccaagaattttttttttaaataaatttttcaatcgattaatatgaaaatttatatacattagTACTGACTTTTAACTTTAATAGTAAAAGTGACAAtgcgaattttttaaaataaattattgaaaaacaaaCGCGCCACTGTTATCATTTAagttctgtaaaaaaatctttttttttgttaatataatttttctgataaaaattttttactcaaccGTGCAGCTTACCAATAATACACTgacaaaaatagtaatttttagcaTCCGTGCGGGAATGTAGAGACAGatagagagaaagagagatgTCACTATTTTACCCCTCCTAACTATAGCTCAAAAATCCAAGTTTCGCGGTtggtattacaaaaaaattaatttttttcaatagaaaaaatcctgaaccaagaatattattttgaagaatttaatcaatttgaaTCGagcaaagaaatttttgaaataagaaattcttcttcatttgagtaattttttacttgattccaatatttttctgctcaaaactaagaaattttttaagtttattttcatatttaaaaaatttttctcttaaaacaagtatttttttctttaccgTGTATGCTTAtgaatacataatttttttatatatgtaatgAAATATgtatccataaaaaaaaaaataaaatttctaaaagaaTTAATTCTTTGAGACTTCCAAGTCCGTATAACTTCTTAAAAAATGCATACTCACTAGCATAATGAGGAACACTGGGAGCAGTATGGAACAATCGATGTATTCCATGACCACAATAACTACGCACGACACTGAAACCATGAGCCTGTGCGTGTTTTTGGATAATGTTACCAATTTCTTTGTATTTCTCCCCCGGCTTAACAATCTCAATAGCTTTTGCCAAGCACTCGTAAGTTACTTCAaccagttttttaatttcgggCTTAACATTACCGACTAAAAAGGTCTCGTTGAGATCTCCGTGAAAGCCGTTGTGATAAACCGTGACATCGACTGTGTAAGCAATTATCATATCAATGACagaaaatcaattataactTAACcgatcaatcaatcaatctccATCGAATGAACAATCAGCGAGACAATAgaatagattaataataacttgaattaataTGCGATTACCATTACAAATGTCGCCATCCTGTAGCGGCCTAGTGTCGGGAATTCCATGACAAATCACCTCGTTAACAGATGTACAACAACTAGCTGGAAATTGATGATAGTTGAGCGGTGAAGGGTAGCAGTCTCTTTCGATACAAGCTTCATAGACAACCCGGTCTATTTCCGCGGTTGTAATTCCGACATCGCAGACTTTGGCAGCTTCGTCGAGGACCTCGCGACCCAGTTTGCAGGCGACTCGCATCCCCTCGATCTCCTCATCATCTAGGATTTTTATTTGAGATGATCCCCTGACAGCTTGCTCACTTATCGGAATACCTTTTGGGTGGTCCGCATAATCTGGTCGCGTTATTTTGGGAGTTTCTGGCACTTGTCGCTTTGGATGTGTCGGGTATGGACGCAATTTACCCGTGAAATGGTATGATGGCCATGGATTGTACTCATCGGATGatgattttttagtatcaccttctaaaaatttattttttgtcgtTATTAAGTTTATGCGTTATTATTTGCAACTTTAGAGAAATTTAGATTTAATAGTTCATTGAATTTATTGTTACCAGattgaagaataaattttttaatagaattgttattagattttttagaGAAGTTTTTGAAATgcttgaattattaaatagtcgcgtttttttataaataatcaattgagaataaaaaaaatttgcaatgttgtttttttttacactaaaaaaaaaaaaattaacttgattctaaagaaaaattctcgaatgaagaaaataatttttttgccctctgggcggaaagtggcaactttggtctcactgcgctaaacaaagttgccgctttcctccttcctcggacaaaaaaatattatacagcccttgggaagtaaaaaagaaaacctcagatcacatgtaattgttggccgaggcgaagccgaggcttttcttattttccttcccaaggggtgtaatatactattaaagaGCTTTGCATTaatttaaggagatccaagtactctcctagtgtaaagaatgtctataaaatgtctataaaaaattaatacgtagaaatacttttgttatgtatcttgaaattaatttttaaattaattaatgacatttttgcggaaatttccgaaaaatttactcattaaataattattaacatttaattgactaataacaAATATAGTACTCTGAATgaccggtatacacttgacaataCCGCAATACTtccctaaccttaaaatttatttatttgtaaacatCTCTCAAATAAACCGGCATAATTTACAAGCggattttggaaaattttctacaGGTTCTATTAAAACTACTAAAAAAAGAACATATGAGGCACTACATAATAAATCTGAAGTTCACGAACAAATTTTGACGGACTGGGGTCGAAGGATAGTTGAAATAAGTACACTTGCCAGAGAATTGTGGTGTTTCAAATGTGACATTCccttatttcttaaaaatattcagagTGAAAAACAGTTGGgtttgtcaaatattttttacattaaatgttTGAGTTGCTGTAAAATTCATGAAGTTCATACTAATAAACATCATACAGATCATACTCAACTATGTGATGTAAATTTTAAGCCAGTCATTGGTAAGTATGTCTCTTGAACTTtgttcacaaaaatttttttattttatttattatgatgtatataaaatatattcctaattattttatttgaattttagctttgtatttttaacttactttattaaaaaaaactatgttaactgtctaactaaaatgactacgatcttctagcatttaaaaaaccgtgGTTACTTATGCGCCGGATAACTGCCCAAGCGGTGTTGCTACGtagatttaatttacaaattttcaggaagttttagAAATTTGATTACTTtgcgtggatctccttaaggtagtactaccggttttagaattgacgttcagaatttaatgaaatttggcatattggtactttataatatcataactaagcagtaaaatttttggaagcctAACAAgtcctgaaaaaaagatattaatatttacatatttttgccttaacttatttatgttttataaatataaataatgctgtgaagcgggaaagaataggagttacggtaattattacgtgaagcgttccacattcaagtaacaggatattggtaggaaaggattgagaaaggaatgtggagaggatcatcttaatgtgagtttatagaatatgcgagaaaaaattattagatagctcggactgggattcgaacccagaaccttccgaagacatgtcggctactctaccatttgagctatccggtccatactaaatttcctttcgcttattctatatacattaagccacaccgtccatcttacggtaagcatttttataaatataaataatgctgtgaagcgggaaaggataggagttacggtaattattacgttcCACATATACATTAACCATTGATCATTATGGAAAATCaaagactttattttatttcacaaaactggacgttcggattcttataaaaattaagacaacgagagaaaataacatctagaacatatttaataacaatcagtatggtttccaagcatatgagaatatttattaataaaaaacattcaaaatttatctctgtctctctttctccaacgtgatttagtatagggaaatctactacgttaatcaaataaggttaggttttgggatttgactct
It encodes:
- the LOC123265123 gene encoding methionine aminopeptidase 1, which encodes MSFALGMCETPGCKSVASLQCPTCLKIGIQGSYFCSQDCFKGSWKIHKVIHEIAKGDTKKSSSDEYNPWPSYHFTGKLRPYPTHPKRQVPETPKITRPDYADHPKGIPISEQAVRGSSQIKILDDEEIEGMRVACKLGREVLDEAAKVCDVGITTAEIDRVVYEACIERDCYPSPLNYHQFPASCCTSVNEVICHGIPDTRPLQDGDICNVDVTVYHNGFHGDLNETFLVGNVKPEIKKLVEVTYECLAKAIEIVKPGEKYKEIGNIIQKHAQAHGFSVVRSYCGHGIHRLFHTAPSVPHYAKNKAVGVMKAGHCFTIEPMISQGTWRDEIWPDHWTAVTTDGQWSAQFEQTLLVTESGCDILTKRRTNDGRPWFMDQLKK